The Desulfovibrio fairfieldensis sequence GCCGCCGCAAAAAAACGTTCCCGCTCCGGAAAGGCCGAACGCCCCACGAAGAGCGGCGGGTTTTGGACAAGGTCCGCAGCCTCGTTTTCGTCCGGCAAATCCCGCCACATTTGTGGGGCCACGGCCAGAGGCAAATAAAAAACCCGCCGGGCTCCGGCGGCCCGCAGGCCGGGAATAAAACTCTCGTCGGTCACGAACAGCGCGGCCTCTTGCCACCAGGGCAGACGCAGACCGGAGAGCAAATGCCAAGGGTTGTCCACAAACCAGACAGCCACCGGCACGCCCAGAGCTTGGCAAAGATAAAAAATCCGCCCTTCCGGGTCCAGGCCACGTAAATTGACGGAGAGCAGCAGCGCGGGATTGCTCCCGGCCAGCAGATTTTCCCAGGCCGCCAACAGGTTTTCCGTATCGCGGCACATGGGCACACTTTCCAGCACTGGTCCGAAACCGGCTTCGCCCAAAGCCTGACGCAATTCCTGATGCAGAAGCTGCCGCTCTGTGCCGGGCAGCAGAACCGGGCGGCGACCGCCCACCTCCGCCACATGTTTCGTAGCGTCTTCAATGACTGTCCGCCGCGTCCGCTCTTCCAGCCGGGCCGCGCCCAGACGTCCCAGGAGCGGACCCCAGAAATCCGGGGCCAGGCGCAGACCGGGCCGGTAAAAAAAGACAGAACAGCGCGCGGCCAGGGCCACGATATCTTCCGGCGTGATCTGTTGCCAATGCCCGGGCAGGGACCGCCGCCCCGCTCCCGAATGCGCGACATCCAGACGGCGCAGGGTTTCCGGCTCGTCCAGCCAGAACACCCGCGCGCCGTCCACGCCGCCCCGCGCAAAGGGCAGGTCGCCAGGCCGCCCCGGCCCCAGCCCTAACAACAGCACATCCTTGCCGACGCCCAGGCGCTCCCAGGATTCGGGATTGTCGGGCAGGCTCAGGCTGCGCCCCGCGAAATCAGGCAAACTGACGCGCCGTGGCGCGCGCATGGATTCAGACATGCTCCCTCGCAAGAAAACGGATTTCCCACCATAGCCGCCATGCGCCGCCCGCCGCAAGGCCGTGCGACATAAAAGCCCCGCCGGATTTCCGGCGGGGCCTGTCGACAGAAGGAAAGTGAAAGGTATGAGCCTGATTACGTACTACTTAATGACGCCGCAGGCGATGCGCGCGCCGCCGCCGCCCAAGGGCGGATTGTCGGTATAATTATCGCCGCCCTCATGGATCATCACGGAATGGCCCTTGAGGTCCTTGGCCTGGAGGTTGGGAGCGTGCAGCTTGGCCTTGGCCACGCCTTCGGCATCGGCCATGATATGCGGCAGGTCGCCCTTATGGCCGGCCTTGCCGGGCCCGGCGTGCTTATTGGTCTTCATGGGGTCGTAATGCCCGCCGGCGGCCAGGCCTGCCACCATTTTGCCGTCCTTTTCAGCCGGAGCGCAGGAAGCGTTTTCATGCACATGCATGCCGTGCTCGCCCTCGGGCAGGCCCGTCAGGTCCACAATAATATCCACCCCGCCGCCGTCGGCGTCCGAGAAGGTGATGAAG is a genomic window containing:
- a CDS encoding glycosyltransferase family protein, producing MSESMRAPRRVSLPDFAGRSLSLPDNPESWERLGVGKDVLLLGLGPGRPGDLPFARGGVDGARVFWLDEPETLRRLDVAHSGAGRRSLPGHWQQITPEDIVALAARCSVFFYRPGLRLAPDFWGPLLGRLGAARLEERTRRTVIEDATKHVAEVGGRRPVLLPGTERQLLHQELRQALGEAGFGPVLESVPMCRDTENLLAAWENLLAGSNPALLLSVNLRGLDPEGRIFYLCQALGVPVAVWFVDNPWHLLSGLRLPWWQEAALFVTDESFIPGLRAAGARRVFYLPLAVAPQMWRDLPDENEAADLVQNPPLFVGRSAFPERERFFAAARVLQGLEQEARTLLTHSGGPAEGPHFHWWLRKSGVAPWPGQDVRCVGLGAEICSQANRARWVRAGLEAGMRVVGDAGWQDLLPGLEVLPPVDYYTVLPDIYRRAGAVLNVTSLLLPQSLSQRHFDVWAAGGLLLSDATPGLRLFPEALTRPVTLSSPADLLPRLAALRADPARTRELRQAWREHIRSGHAYSHRVAQLRDTLGI
- a CDS encoding superoxide dismutase family protein, with amino-acid sequence MILKNMSFALLLCGGLLLMGSAAQAESVKTPVNKISPDGVGEEIGFITFSDADGGGVDIIVDLTGLPEGEHGMHVHENASCAPAEKDGKMVAGLAAGGHYDPMKTNKHAGPGKAGHKGDLPHIMADAEGVAKAKLHAPNLQAKDLKGHSVMIHEGGDNYTDNPPLGGGGARIACGVIK